A part of Agarilytica rhodophyticola genomic DNA contains:
- a CDS encoding efflux RND transporter permease subunit: protein MSISKIEERGIIAWFIDNHVAANILMFLFIIGGIISISSMRSETFPTVDPRLITVSVVYPGATPYEVADAVTNRVEESLLGIEGVKRIASTASEGTGIINVELKDFADADTVYNDVETNVNSLVDFPPEDAERPIISKVKVTPNVVTLALYGDASEATIKYWAETIEDDLRTLPGVALTAVSGIRDYEISVEVSEQSLRKYGLSLEDVRRAVSNFSVDTPAGTVESSQGEISIRVQERGYNGEDFEKMAIRALPDGSILRLKDIGRVVDGFEDTNLISKFNGQRAAFIEVRRSESEDTLEVASIVKDYLDKVELPTGLKLALQNDQTAVLNDRINLMLRNAVLGFMLVFLVLLLFLDLKLAFWVSVAVPVSFLGGLMVVYFMGYSINMISLFALIIVLGIVVDDAIVMGESIFEEQENAKGDHNAVFHGVKKVIAPVTVGVTTTMAAFAPLAFSTGTLGQVISNIPVVVIPILFFSLIEAYFVLPSHLSNPSRWSKGIVLDIRRIFDRFLKLFVDRVLSPAAAFFISWRYATVAGFFAFAIVTFSMVSSGTVKFIFFPSVEGDEITIDVTMPVGTPFKTTEKTLLNIEEEVINVRKELGTNSEDPFQSIVVTIGQTSASSNPGSVGGASFDNSIGQVKIQLLPSDFRELSAKQIEGKIRKRIEHLSGIEQLNFASSPIGSEPDIEIELTHPDENILNQAAKKLKAELSNLQGTLDVTDSFEMGNVEYVFSLSDEGLAVGLSPAELGQQLRAAFFGLEVQRFQRGRSEIIVFVRYPKDERESLAALNDMRIRLPDGSETPLSSVANIKEQTGFSQIQTVNGRRVVSVTSDVDYSIATPNEIFAALNANILPQLKQRFTGLTYTFEGESREQSEDLASLGSNMLIAVIVIFVLLGGQLRSYIQPIIIMVTIPFGVVGAIWGHFLLGENLTFISMFGIVALSGVVVNDSVVLIDYLNQHRNNGKSLFDSCLIAIRRRFRPILLTTLTTSLGLLPMLLETSMQARFLIPMVISLAMGILFVTVIVLVLTPVLIMITDDIRRFFRQLGLVAGEQHSNNDSIEHKVLTNVVRDA from the coding sequence ATGAGCATTTCTAAAATTGAGGAGCGCGGCATAATAGCTTGGTTCATCGATAATCATGTCGCGGCTAATATTCTTATGTTTTTATTTATTATAGGTGGCATTATCAGTATTTCGAGCATGCGCTCCGAAACTTTTCCCACTGTTGACCCTCGTTTAATAACCGTGTCCGTTGTATATCCAGGTGCTACGCCTTACGAGGTCGCTGACGCTGTCACCAATCGCGTAGAAGAATCCTTATTGGGTATCGAGGGAGTTAAAAGAATTGCATCAACCGCAAGCGAAGGTACAGGTATTATCAATGTGGAGCTAAAAGATTTTGCAGATGCTGACACAGTTTATAATGATGTTGAAACTAACGTAAATAGTTTAGTTGACTTTCCTCCAGAAGATGCCGAAAGACCCATTATTAGTAAAGTAAAAGTTACACCGAATGTGGTCACTTTAGCTTTATATGGTGATGCCTCGGAGGCGACGATTAAATACTGGGCTGAGACAATAGAAGACGACTTACGCACGTTACCTGGCGTAGCGTTAACAGCGGTCAGTGGGATTAGGGATTACGAGATTTCTGTAGAAGTGTCAGAACAATCTTTACGTAAATACGGCCTTAGCCTTGAAGATGTTCGCCGAGCTGTTAGTAATTTTTCTGTTGATACTCCTGCGGGGACAGTAGAGTCTAGCCAAGGAGAGATTTCCATAAGAGTACAAGAGCGCGGCTATAACGGAGAAGATTTTGAGAAAATGGCAATCCGTGCCCTACCAGACGGTTCTATTCTACGGCTTAAAGATATTGGTCGAGTGGTAGATGGTTTCGAAGATACCAACCTTATTAGTAAATTTAATGGCCAACGAGCTGCATTTATTGAAGTGCGCCGCAGTGAAAGTGAAGATACTTTAGAGGTCGCGTCTATAGTGAAGGATTATCTCGACAAAGTTGAGCTACCTACAGGCTTAAAGTTGGCTTTACAGAACGATCAGACAGCTGTTTTGAACGACCGTATAAACCTTATGCTACGCAACGCTGTATTGGGTTTTATGTTAGTTTTTTTAGTACTACTTTTATTTTTAGATTTAAAGCTGGCTTTTTGGGTGAGTGTCGCTGTGCCAGTATCTTTTTTAGGTGGACTAATGGTGGTGTACTTCATGGGGTATTCCATCAATATGATTTCGCTTTTCGCACTGATTATTGTGCTAGGTATTGTGGTAGATGATGCTATTGTCATGGGGGAAAGTATTTTTGAAGAGCAGGAAAACGCCAAGGGAGATCACAACGCAGTTTTTCATGGTGTCAAAAAAGTTATTGCACCCGTTACTGTAGGGGTTACCACGACAATGGCGGCTTTTGCCCCTCTTGCTTTTAGCACCGGAACACTCGGTCAAGTTATCAGTAATATCCCTGTAGTTGTGATTCCAATCCTATTTTTTTCATTAATAGAAGCGTACTTCGTGTTACCTTCGCACTTATCCAATCCCAGTCGCTGGAGTAAAGGTATTGTCTTAGATATTCGCCGAATATTTGATAGATTTTTAAAGCTGTTTGTCGACCGAGTGTTATCACCAGCAGCCGCTTTTTTTATCTCCTGGCGCTATGCCACCGTAGCAGGTTTCTTTGCCTTTGCTATTGTTACTTTTTCTATGGTATCCAGTGGCACAGTAAAATTTATTTTTTTCCCAAGTGTCGAAGGCGATGAAATCACGATTGATGTAACTATGCCTGTGGGTACACCATTTAAAACTACAGAAAAAACATTACTCAATATTGAAGAAGAAGTAATTAATGTACGTAAAGAGCTTGGCACAAATAGTGAAGATCCGTTTCAAAGTATCGTAGTAACTATAGGACAAACTTCTGCAAGCTCGAATCCTGGAAGCGTTGGTGGTGCATCATTTGACAATAGTATCGGTCAAGTAAAGATCCAGCTTTTGCCTTCAGATTTTCGCGAACTCTCAGCAAAGCAGATAGAAGGAAAAATACGAAAACGTATTGAGCACCTATCGGGTATCGAACAGTTAAACTTTGCCAGTTCTCCTATTGGCTCAGAACCTGATATTGAAATTGAGTTAACCCACCCAGATGAGAATATTTTAAATCAAGCTGCAAAAAAACTGAAAGCTGAATTAAGTAATTTGCAAGGAACTCTAGATGTTACTGATAGCTTTGAAATGGGTAATGTAGAATATGTATTTTCTTTGAGCGATGAGGGTTTAGCTGTCGGCCTTTCCCCTGCTGAACTTGGACAACAATTACGTGCAGCATTTTTTGGCCTAGAAGTGCAACGCTTCCAACGTGGTAGATCTGAAATAATTGTTTTTGTGCGTTACCCTAAAGATGAACGCGAAAGCCTAGCCGCACTTAATGATATGAGGATTCGTTTACCCGACGGCTCGGAGACACCATTGAGCTCGGTAGCTAATATTAAAGAACAGACAGGGTTTTCACAGATACAGACGGTTAATGGCCGCCGTGTAGTAAGTGTCACCAGTGATGTTGACTACAGTATCGCCACACCCAACGAAATTTTCGCAGCCTTAAATGCTAATATTTTACCGCAACTAAAACAACGTTTTACCGGTTTAACCTATACATTTGAAGGAGAAAGCCGAGAGCAATCAGAAGATCTTGCCTCCCTTGGAAGTAATATGTTGATCGCGGTTATCGTTATCTTTGTTTTACTTGGTGGGCAATTACGTAGTTATATCCAACCGATTATTATCATGGTGACAATCCCCTTTGGCGTGGTGGGCGCAATCTGGGGCCATTTTCTCCTAGGAGAAAATCTTACTTTTATTTCTATGTTTGGTATCGTTGCATTATCGGGCGTCGTAGTGAACGACAGCGTCGTTTTGATAGATTATCTGAACCAGCATAGGAACAATGGAAAGAGTCTTTTTGATAGTTGCTTGATCGCAATAAGGCGCCGTTTTAGACCTATCTTATTGACAACCTTGACAACAAGCCTGGGGCTTCTACCCATGCTACTAGAGACCAGTATGCAGGCACGTTTCTTAATTCCTATGGTCATTTCACTTGCAATGGGTATTCTGTTTGTTACTGTTATTGTACTTGTATTGACGCCTGTTTTGATTATGATTACTGATGATATTCGACGTTTTTTTAGACAGCTAGGGCTTGTTGCCGGCGAGCAGCATAGTAATAATGATTCAATTGAACATAAGGTATTAACTAATGTCGTTAGAGATGCTTGA
- a CDS encoding CerR family C-terminal domain-containing protein gives MSLEMLDNMDKSRMEKRGEGTKYALIMAGIEVFGEHGPKNATVRMIAEKASANVASIPYYFGGKDGLYIAVVEYIAQQVLQHLQQSSAYVNEKLSQDNLSAREALTIYLKMKDNILTSLIEGDEPKSWAQILMREHTSPTPAFDVVYKKYFEPTQKITYKCISICTGLPADSDEVKIISLSHIGLVLGFHLKRETLMRSLNVKKLKREHIELIRKTIKINLESSLQAYGVLNID, from the coding sequence ATGTCGTTAGAGATGCTTGACAATATGGATAAAAGCCGTATGGAAAAGCGCGGCGAAGGAACAAAATATGCGCTAATCATGGCTGGAATTGAAGTATTCGGAGAGCATGGACCTAAGAACGCGACGGTTCGGATGATTGCGGAAAAAGCCAGTGCAAATGTTGCCTCTATTCCCTACTATTTTGGTGGTAAAGATGGGCTCTATATCGCTGTTGTAGAATATATCGCTCAGCAAGTTTTACAGCATTTGCAGCAGTCCAGTGCGTATGTTAACGAGAAACTTAGTCAAGATAATTTATCCGCCAGAGAAGCATTAACTATATACCTTAAAATGAAGGATAATATTCTTACCTCTTTAATTGAGGGCGATGAACCAAAAAGCTGGGCTCAAATTCTCATGCGAGAACATACAAGCCCAACTCCAGCCTTCGACGTAGTGTATAAGAAATACTTTGAACCAACCCAAAAGATAACATATAAATGCATTTCAATTTGTACTGGTTTACCAGCAGATAGTGATGAAGTAAAAATCATATCCCTCTCTCATATAGGACTTGTTCTAGGGTTCCATCTAAAACGAGAAACACTTATGCGCAGCTTAAATGTGAAAAAGTTGAAACGCGAACATATTGAGCTTATTCGTAAGACTATTAAAATAAATCTTGAATCCTCCTTGCAAGCTTATGGTGTTTTAAACATTGATTAA
- a CDS encoding efflux RND transporter periplasmic adaptor subunit, whose protein sequence is MNLQFSPKIKGLIQLALVIAFILTSFAISNILQTNKPQAQEKNAPDKALFVETENVGQSVHNISFYTTGTVEAITNIDVIPQVSGQIINVNQEFYNGGEFKKNSVLFEIDPRDFRLEVERLEAEVARASTSLTLEKAESKAALSEWRQRNGSKIAPDLVARKPQLAEARANLKAAKALLKNAELDLERTKIRMPFNGRVLSSQVATGRFVSAGQSIAQVFDRSTLEIRASLPSQKLEWLLQEKNPNIIVTTSYLGETKKYRGYLKRGTSSFDANTRFANVSFGIDNANTLIPGVFTRIDIKGHQLNGITRLPSSAIQKGGVIWAVDEKNKLIKLQPDIIESNDIYVAASGLDGNFQVVVSRLDGGEVGMKVMRNELVNKEREKAL, encoded by the coding sequence ATGAACTTACAATTTTCTCCAAAAATAAAAGGTCTTATCCAACTTGCGTTGGTTATTGCTTTTATTCTGACATCTTTTGCGATTTCCAACATACTGCAAACTAACAAACCACAAGCCCAAGAAAAAAATGCACCTGATAAAGCACTATTCGTGGAAACGGAAAATGTAGGCCAAAGCGTTCACAATATTTCCTTTTACACAACTGGGACCGTGGAAGCGATAACCAATATCGATGTTATCCCCCAAGTTAGTGGGCAAATTATTAATGTAAATCAGGAATTTTATAATGGCGGTGAGTTTAAAAAAAATAGTGTTTTGTTTGAAATTGATCCACGAGACTTTAGACTAGAAGTAGAGAGACTAGAAGCTGAAGTAGCTCGTGCAAGTACTTCTCTAACATTAGAAAAAGCAGAAAGCAAAGCGGCCCTATCTGAATGGCGCCAGAGAAATGGAAGTAAGATAGCGCCCGATCTTGTCGCTAGGAAACCGCAATTGGCTGAGGCTCGGGCTAATTTAAAGGCAGCAAAGGCATTGTTAAAAAATGCTGAACTGGACCTTGAGCGAACCAAAATTAGAATGCCTTTTAATGGTCGTGTATTATCAAGCCAAGTTGCTACTGGGCGCTTTGTCTCTGCTGGCCAAAGTATTGCACAGGTGTTTGATCGATCAACCCTTGAAATTAGAGCATCATTACCAAGCCAAAAACTAGAATGGCTACTACAAGAAAAAAATCCAAATATTATAGTTACAACATCTTATTTAGGCGAAACTAAAAAGTATCGAGGATATTTAAAAAGGGGAACCTCCTCTTTTGATGCCAATACACGTTTTGCTAACGTGAGCTTCGGCATTGACAATGCTAATACATTAATTCCCGGTGTATTCACTAGAATAGATATTAAAGGACACCAATTAAACGGTATTACTCGCCTACCCTCTTCAGCGATTCAGAAAGGTGGGGTGATATGGGCAGTGGATGAGAAAAATAAATTAATAAAATTACAACCTGACATTATTGAATCTAATGACATATATGTTGCAGCTTCAGGCTTAGACGGTAATTTTCAAGTAGTGGTTAGTCGTTTGGATGGTGGTGAAGTAGGTATGAAAGTGATGCGTAATGAACTTGTTAATAAGGAGCGTGAGAAAGCCTTATGA